The DNA window CAACCGCCATCTCCAACTCCAAAAACCATTCTGCAATATTGAAGTACCAATGCACCAACGCCTTCTTTTTGACCATCGGTTCAGCCGTGCCTCTGTATTTCTTCACTTGATCCAGCTAACAGATGCATCGACGCATACCGTCAGTTAAACTGGTGCTACTGACTTGACTTCATCATAGTAGCAATTTTCCAATGCACCGATCAGTTCAGTTTATTTTCCagaccgtcggtttaaccggtcgcCTTTTTCTACTGTCACTTGTCTAAATCATCTCTTCAATCTCTCCCTACCTCAACAACATCCAATACAATGAAGGGCCAATGAGGGTAGCTTGTGCTAGATCTATAGATTGGCTTCATTTCTTGGCAGTTGGTGTGCCAATCCAAGTGTTTTTGACCCTCTAAATGGATTTGGCTTTGATGACATGCATAATTAACAAGCTAATATGTTTATCGAGCTATGGATAGATTAAAGTTCAGTGAAATGAAATATTTACGTGGAAAGATGCCAATCTACTTGATAGACGTTGATGGAGCTCAAAAGAaaatctttatttattttatattttgaatttgactATAGAAAATACCGTACTATTAAGAAGGATGCGAGTAGATAGATTGAAGACGTCAAAATGCTTAATTGAGACACTAACTACCCAAGAGAGCCACAAAATTATACACTTGTACACTTAGTTTTCTCACTGACTCAATGTGTGTTGGAAGTTCCGGCCCCTGCCGGAAGTTGCTTCATAGTTCCAACAGAGGGTTCTCGGCCGGCTGTTTTAAtagggtcggaagttccgacaatcacttaaTCAGCACACTAACAGCTAGTTTTTTGGGGTTGGGTATTTATGCCCCGCCACCCCCCTTCTCATTTGCTGCTGTTCTTCCCCGAGAAAAACATCTCCACAAGCTTCTACTCCACTCCCCAATCCTTCCTTTGAGCAATTCCTTGAGTTGATTAGGGCttgggtgagagcaagattgaggtgcAAGACATAAGCACTTGAGTGAAAAGGCAGCCacgttcatctcaagagcacttgaagcctCTCCATCCATCGATTcatgtttgttactcttgaagcttgcttctagatgGTTCGGCGTCGCCTGGTTGAGCGTCTTCTCGTGTGTGGGCACCTCGGGAAGTTTGTATAACCCATTCTTTGTAGATTTTATAataagtgactcaatcctcctttatggttgattgagtgaggtaaaaggttagtggaagacccagctctttgtgagctcctcaacagaggcgtagctttcttagtgggagtgaacttcgatAAACAAATCTCTTCTCTTGTGTCTTGTGCTTATTAtatttatttagttcttgttgATCTAGAGTTTATTTTATGCCGATCTACGTACTCgatttgttgtgcttgcaaagatcacttGTAGAAGGCTTCTAGCATCACTACGCAACCTTTGATTCAACCAGATTCTGCAATTTTGAATTTACTTTTAAATTTCGTAAAAAGAACTTCATTTCGTCAGAACTTCCGACACTACGTAGGAAGTTCCGATCcggtgtcggaagttccgatccATCGGAACTTCCTACATAGTGTCGGGAGTTCCAACATATTTAATTGCTGCGAAATTTTTTTAGATTTTTCAAATACGTTTATTTGCCCCGTGATCCCCTTCAGGCATCACGAAGATCCTTTCACCGGCAGTCGTTTCATGTGGCAACTTTGATCTTTTCGTTCAGTTTGTTTTGCAGTAAGATCCGGTTTCTCCAAACCTCTACTTTGGTAGTAAATGACTGCAATCGTGCGTTGCTTGATGTGATACTCCAGCCGATATTCTTTTAGTGGTCTCGTTGTTTCCGATTTATTGCAATATTCAAATCTTTATGGGACAAGGGTGTGTTTGCAGGTGTTTCTTTCACTTGCTGCTTTTTCAAGGTATTTTTCAAGCTCTGATGGGCTATGAACAATTGAAAGAAGAAGACCATCATAGAGGTCGCCAGTGCAATTTTATTTTTCTACAAGCTGTTTCGTGTTAACTTTTCAATGCATCTATCGCTTCTTTCTAGAGGTACTATATGAAATGAAATAAAATGGTAATGATTTAGTTGCAACCGGTCGTACGTTTGCGCTATTGCATGGTAGTCTAAATTTGTCATCCACCCACTTGCAATGTATATCGTTGGACCAATGGAAGATGCTATTGCACGTGCAAGCAATTTCAAAAATTAAAAAATTTATAGTTCTTAAACCATCCATCAAATTTAAATTCTGATTGCACAATTGTGTCTCTTTCGAAGAGACCACCCCACTTGTATGTGTTTCGATAATATTTTTTAAAGACACACAAATTACTTTATATATaatagaaaaatccaaataaATTAGTTAAAATGCTCAACTGATCTACTAAATTTGCCTATTATCGATTATGTAATAAACATTCACTTTTCCAACAATGTTGTTTACCCTCATCCACTAATCACACCAAATAATCAATCTTCACAATATGAACACCAATATCCGCTTAACTGAATTCAGCGGTGTAAAGCAACATGATGTAAAGCCATAAATAATTTTTGCAAACATCATAAGCAAATTAGAATACactaaaaaaatattttatctCAAAAAAATATATTATTAAAATATAGTGGTGTGAGATCTTGTTTGTAATCGGATTTTGATTTTGATGCTTAGTTTTGAAACTACGATCTTTTTATTTTTGAtattatatgcatgcatgcgcTTACGTCATTTGTAACTACGTGGAATAGTCTTTTTTCAGGATTCCGTTGGGGTGGGCCGTGGGGTGTAGGAAATATGATGCTGCTTGCAACAACAGTGCCGAGGCTGATTGCTAAAACAAAAGGCTAATCTAATTGCTTTTCTGAAACGGAGCTGCCATGCGATCGGTCTAATTTATGGCCGGTCGTAAATTAGCTGTGTCCAATAAAATATTAAAAAATGAGCCTATCCAGTTCAAAATTTTATTAACCTAGTCTCTTATACGTTTACTAAGATAGGGTGTTTGGAACAAAAAAATCGATGTTTTGCATGGTAAATATATGATGGTAGAGCCGTTAAGCTACATCTTCTACGCAAATTCTGTGCCGCAAGAAAaaagttcatttcaaatttccATGACCGTTTAACTCAAAGATTTTTGCACAAACACAGTATTTTTTTTTCAAAGGAGTCCTTCAATGTTTCCTCTTATTTTATTTCCAGGGAGCCCTACAATGTTCCAAGACTACTATACTTAACCGAGCTCACAAGTACCCCGGCCGTACATACATATACACACTATACACTACCTCGTCTACACATACAGCTACACGTATGCGTACGTAAAGGTACACCGTATTTACACGTTGACCAAGGGCGCGCCGGTGAGGTACTCGGTGGCCGCGAGCGCGACGAGCCCGAGCATGGCGAGGCGGCCGTTCCAGAGCTCGGCGTCGGCGGTCATGAAGCCGCCGCTCCTGTCCTCGGCGCTCTCCCCCTGGAGCAGCGGCGCCAGCGACGCTGCGGACAGCACGACGGCCGTGTACGCGAACCACGCGAGCCCGGCGCCGTTGCCGACCTGCGCGAGGAGGCCGTCTCCGCGGGCCGCCTCGACGGCGAGCGCGGACACGAAGCCCACCATGGCGAGGCGCCCATTGATCCGCTCCGGCGCGGGGCCGCTGAACGCCAGCGCGTCCCAGAGCCCCTGGCTCGCCGCCGGCTTCTCCTCGGCGCGCTTGGTCTCAGGATCCTTGGCCTGCGACCTGACGAGCAATGCGCGCCGACGCGGCGCGAGCCCGGCCGCCGGAAGCCGGGCGGGGAAGCGGCCGGCGCGCGCGCCGGTGGCGGCGAAGGCGAGAGAACTCGCGGCGGAGGCCATCACCGTGGTCGCCATCGGGAATAATGCACGGGCTGGGGAACTCAGGGGCCGGCCGTTGGAAGAAGGGGCGTGCAGAGCTAGCTGTGGTACGAGGTCACACGGATTGCTTGCTTGCTTCTCTGTCGTTGCTATTGTGCTCCGATCGATTTGAGATCGGTTGGGGGCGAGATGCCCGCTTTATAGGGGGCAGGGGAGGTGGCGAGGCGGCCCGTGACGAGGTTGACGGTGGTGGCCGCGGTGGGGGCCACGTCGGCGGGAGATTCACGGCCGTAAACGCCGGTGAGAGAGAGAGTATGAGGACTAACTAGTACATGCGCGCGACGTGGACTCCAGCGAGCCGGGCTACCTCGTTGCCGTCGACGTGGGCGGCGAGGCCGCCGCGCAGGGAGGTAGCCGCTCCGTCGCCGAAAAGTGGCGCAAGATTCCAGAACCACGCCGGGGGCGCGCGGGAGACGTGTGAGCTACCAGCGCCAAGGCGAGTGGCGACATGGAAGAAGCCGCCAAGGGAGAGGTCAGAGGCGTCCGTCGTGTACTTCTGTGGCTAATGCGATTTTTAGTCGAGGTGTACGTTGGTAGTTTGCATGGTTCCGCGAATGAGTGTGATCAAATTTCTGGAACCAGCAGCTGTTGGCCTCGATCgagctccggccgccggcgggcTTCTCGtttcttctccggcgacctCGTTCCAGCGTGGACTAGAAACTAGAAAGAGAGCTCGTGTTTCTCTCAATCTCTGCTGTAACGTCGTTCCTTCTCGCGGTTACGAGATGTAACTGTTCTCCAAATTATAATCATTTTTAATATTGTCACCGTCTTCTGTTTGGATAAGCTGGTAGATAAAAGAACAACACCATTGACAATATTGACATGGTATTATATGTTGTTAACCattatgaaatatattttcatagTGTACGTCGTATATTTCGTGTGGTAGATGTTGATATTCTTTTATACAAACTGGATTAAATTTAATAtatttgacttaggacaaaagtaaaaatacttttagtatggAGAGAGTATGTTTTAGTCTTGCCCTAAATCATACTTACCTAACTTTGACTAATTTTATGAGAAATGTACTACCTCCGTCCCACAAGAGCGCATTTAGAAAAATTTTGAATAAATTAGTGGTCATGACAAATGACTTGGATGCTCCAATTAAAGTGATTAATAAACCGAATCTTGATGAAGCAAACCTTGCAAAGGGGGGAAAAAGTCTACCAAGGAAAAATATAGGCAAATAAATGTGCATGCCATCAAATCTAGCTGGTCCAAAAGCTACAAATACACTAATTATGGGACAAATTCCAAATGCAAGAATGCACTATTGGTCGGATAGGTGTATATTAATATCTACAATACTAAAAAGATATGCTGGCAAGAGATAGTTTATATGGTGGATAGAACTAATTTAATGTTGCTGATATTGGtctatttttctataaattggGTCAAAGATAGTGAGATTGTTATAAGTGAAACCATTTCTTGTTTGAATAATCTTATAGAAAAGAATAACAACATATAATATCAAAACAGTATTATTGGATCCATTTTGAAATATATTCTTATAGTATACATTTTTTATGTGGTAGATGTTGATATTCTTCTATACAAACTTGATCAAATTTCAtaatttgacttaggacaaaaaaTAGAAATACCTATATTTTTATGATAGCTAGAGCGAGGGACTATGTTTTAGATTTGTCCTAAATCAAACATAACTAATTGTGAtcaattttataaaaaaatGTACTCCTTTCATCCCACGTTGAGTGCAATCCTTGAATTTTTCAGATAGCTTTGCAGTTAAGATAAATGACTTGGATGTCCATAATTAAAGCTGTTAATAATAAACCGAACCTGGATGAAGCAAACCCTGGAAAGGGAAAAAAATCGGGCAATTAAATAGGCATGCACCTAGAAACGAAAATGTAATCCGTCAATTAAATGTGCATGCAATTAATTCTAGCTTGTCAGAAAGGTACAAATGCATTCATTATGGGATAAATTTAGAATGCTAGACTAGATATCAAATCTTTGTGGGATAGAGGGAATATAATAACATCTAGCATGCTAAATGAGGGTGCTGCCTGGAGTTATTTCATATCAGGTGGATTTAATGGAACTAATTTAATGTTGCAGGTATTGGTGCATTTTTTAAGTAATCTTGATAAAAGTTAGTGAATTTTAACgtaaaacaaaacaaaatatcTGAAATTTGGAGGCAGCAAAACACGTGTGACCATGAGCAAAAAAGTTTGTGTTGTAGCATGTCAAATATACGGGCAAAAAGAGACTCGAAAGATAGTAAGTAGGAGTACACGGCAAACACGAGCGAATAAGTGGCCAATTAGGTGCAAAAAAATTATTGTAATTTGATGGCAACATATCAAATACATGCAACTCTTGTTGTGGCAGTGTGAGTAAGAAAAAAATACACACCAATAAACCAAAGCATGTCAGTACTCAGTACTTGGCCAAAAAAAGACATGGAAAAAAGAGGTCAAATGCTCGGCAAAAATAGACAAGAAAAACATAATAAATGTATAAAGCACCTCAATATAATGATACTGTAGGAAACAAAGCCTTATGTATGTGACACTATGTTCAAAGCAAAGTATTTGAAGACTGGAGCAAGTTGGTGTGACTACCATAAAGTCCATCAATTTTATGatttagggcctgtttagttccctccgcaaaaacgcaaaaaagccgtaAACACAAAGATActaaaggaatcttgctaatttgaagtactaaatgaagtctatttacaaaactttttcatggatgggctgtaaatcgcgagacgaatctaatgagactacttaatccatgttttgcaacagtgatgctacagtaaccatccgctaattattgcttaatcatggattaattagcatcattagattcgtctcgtgatttacaacccatccatgcaaaaagttttgtaaatagacttcatttagtacttcaaattggtaagattcctttgCAAAAATTTTTTTTGCCTTTTTGCGCcctgatctaaacaggcccttagcCTCTATAGACGTTCATAGAGACAACGTGTTTAGAGGAAAAAAATGACGCTTTGCATGGTAAGAACATGATGGAAGAAGAGCATTAGAGCTACGTCTTGTACAATACTAGCTAGGAAACATTAAGCCATTTGGCAGCATTATTGTGTCGCGAAGaaagttcatttcaaatttacaTGACCATTTCGCCGAATAAAAGTTTTTTGCACAGACACAGTAATTGTGTCAAAGAAATCCTTCATTGTTTCAGACTACTGTACTTAACCTAGCTTACAAGCACCCCGGCCATACACAAATACGTATACAGTAGCTCATCCACTACACAGCTACACGCGTACAATATACGACGTATATATATATCTACACGTTGACGAAGGGCGCGCCGGTGATGTACTCGGTGACGGCGAGGGCGACGAGGCCCAGCATGGCGAAGCGTCCGTTCCAGAGCTCGGCGTCGGCGCTCATGACGCCGCCGCTCCGGCCCTCGGCGCTCTCCCCCCTGAGGACCGGCACCAGCGACGCCACGGAGAGCACGGCGGCAGTGGCCGCGAACCAGGCGAGCCCGGACCCGCTCCCGGCCTGCGAGAGGAGGCCCCCGCCGCGGGATGCCTCGACGGCGAGCGCCGACACGAAGCCCACCATGGCGAGGCGCCCGTTGATCCGCTCCGGCGCGGGGCCGCTGAACGCCAGCGCGTCCCAGAGCCCCGGGCTCGCTGGCTTCGGCGTGGAGGCCGCGCTTTTCTCAGCGTCCTCGGCCTGCGCCCTGACGAGCGGTGCGCGCCGGCGTGGCGCGAGCCCGGCCGCCGGAAGCCGGGATGGGAAGCGGCCGGCCGCGGCGCGCACGCCAGCGGCGAAGGCAAGGGAGCTCGAGGAGGCCATCACCGTGGTCGCCATCGGGAATGCACGGGCTGGTGATGAGGTCGCACAGATTGATCGCTTGCTATTGCTTCTGTCGCTGCTGTTGTGCTGTGATCTGAGGTCGATTGGGAGCGAGATGCCGGCTTTATAGGGGGCAGGGGAGGAGGCGAGGCGGCCCGTGACGAGGTTGACGGTGGTGGCCGCGGCGGGGGCCACGTCGGCGGGACATCCACGGCCGTGGACCGAGGTGATAGAGCCGTAGCCCGTCGGAGGACTGGTACATCCGCGCGACGTGGAGTGAGGCAGGATCACAGTGAGCTGGGCGCGGGGCCATCGACGTGGAGAGCGAGGCGGCCGCGCAGGCAGGCGAGGGAGATGACGAGTGGCGACATGGAAGAAGCCGCCAAGCAAGCCAAGTAGTAGTAGGAGAGGTGTATGTCGTGTGGCCTGTGGCTAACGCGCGAATTCTAACGAGGTGCTGGTAATTTGCATGGTTAACGAGCGAGTGAACCGGATCGGGACTGAGATCGGTCAGACCAGAAATCTGGAACCTGAGAGTGGCATCGATCAAGCTCCGGCCGCCGGGGAACCGTATTTGTTCTCCGGCGACCTCGTACCACCATGGACGAGGAAAATGCTCGTAGTTCTCTCAATCTCTGCTTTAAGGACATCCTATCTTCTCGCGGTTACAAGATGTCCTGTTCCGAGACGCAATATAATGATCCCCGTTCAAATCATTTGTAAAAATCATCCAAAGCGAAAGATCTTATAATTATATAGGAAAACGAATAATAATAATTTTTTTCTAAACACAGTACATACGCAAATGATTGTATACGCGCACGCATACTCAACGATAGAAGGTACTCACGCAATCTGATCCTAGGGTACCACCGCGAGATTGAGCCGAAAGATCTTGATTGATGGATGAAGTCACCACATGTGCCTCGCTGTTGAATAGCATATTAGCTACCACTAAAATAATAGTGTATGCTAtcttttatattaattctagaAATATAAGCACGTGTGCCGAATCGAGGATTCGAGCTCGAGTGAGAGGAGGTGTTCCAACACAAATAATCTAACCAGCTAAGCGCTATTTAGATATATGATGAAATCACTCTATAAAGTTTAAATGGGTTAATAGATGTACGAAATGGTCTTGATTATCCCTGTTTATTGGTCGTATCTTATCGCAATTAACTACTGCATGCATACGCAAATACTCGAATGGTAGCAATAAATTTTGAATCACATGTTGACTTTTTTTTAGGAAGGAGGAAGTATATTTTTAGGAAAGAAGAGGTatgttatatttttagaaaagaaGAGATATGTCTTAGTTTTGTCATAAATTGAACTTAACTAACTTTGACTACTTTAAAAAATATAACTGTCTCTATTTTGCAAAGAGCAT is part of the Panicum hallii strain FIL2 chromosome 2, PHallii_v3.1, whole genome shotgun sequence genome and encodes:
- the LOC112879655 gene encoding low molecular mass early light-inducible protein HV90, chloroplastic-like, with amino-acid sequence MATTVMASSSSLAFAAGVRAAAGRFPSRLPAAGLAPRRRAPLVRAQAEDAEKSAASTPKPASPGLWDALAFSGPAPERINGRLAMVGFVSALAVEASRGGGLLSQAGSGSGLAWFAATAAVLSVASLVPVLRGESAEGRSGGVMSADAELWNGRFAMLGLVALAVTEYITGAPFVNV
- the LOC112879588 gene encoding low molecular mass early light-inducible protein HV90, chloroplastic-like, which gives rise to MATTVMASAASSLAFAATGARAGRFPARLPAAGLAPRRRALLVRSQAKDPETKRAEEKPAASQGLWDALAFSGPAPERINGRLAMVGFVSALAVEAARGDGLLAQVGNGAGLAWFAYTAVVLSAASLAPLLQGESAEDRSGGFMTADAELWNGRLAMLGLVALAATEYLTGAPLVNV